A single region of the Cyanobacteria bacterium FACHB-DQ100 genome encodes:
- a CDS encoding GNAT family N-acetyltransferase — MQFTYHTPQHTDEIKQLGKILTQCFNALPSDEAAYLNRIGIENTRILRINDQIGGGLGLLHLGQWYNGANIPMVGVAAVGIAPEYRGKGTAIALLQSVLQELHTKETPISVLFSAAQPLYRKAGYEQAGTLCHWEVSTASIQSKQHTLEVRSLSLDSEMFAELYNQQACLNQGFLDRNTVMWEMIKHSESPMYAYQFENEGYIIFQQQQDCLIIRDWVLLTPAAVKQFWTFLANHLSQIDRVEWKSASVDALSLCLPDQTAKVKWIKPWMLRIVHLQRALELRNYPDINAELHLDIQDAMLPNNQGKFILSVENGRGTVTSGGRGELQLEIRSLSPLYTGLFTAEQLALASLLTGTPEAIQTATQIFASPTPWMPDFF, encoded by the coding sequence ATGCAATTTACCTACCACACACCACAACACACCGATGAGATCAAGCAATTAGGCAAGATTCTAACCCAATGTTTTAATGCTCTTCCATCTGATGAAGCTGCTTACCTCAATCGGATCGGCATCGAGAACACTCGAATCTTACGCATCAATGACCAAATTGGGGGTGGATTGGGCTTACTGCATCTAGGACAGTGGTACAACGGTGCAAACATTCCAATGGTGGGCGTGGCTGCCGTTGGTATTGCACCGGAATATCGCGGCAAAGGAACAGCGATCGCGCTCCTGCAATCCGTTCTGCAAGAACTCCATACCAAAGAAACGCCAATCTCAGTCTTATTCTCGGCGGCTCAACCTTTGTATCGTAAAGCGGGTTACGAACAGGCGGGAACGCTTTGTCATTGGGAAGTTTCAACGGCGAGTATTCAGAGCAAACAACATACATTAGAGGTGCGATCGCTTAGCTTAGACTCTGAGATGTTTGCTGAACTGTACAATCAGCAAGCTTGCTTGAATCAAGGATTTCTCGATCGCAATACTGTGATGTGGGAAATGATCAAGCATTCTGAGTCCCCGATGTATGCTTATCAGTTTGAGAACGAAGGGTATATCATTTTTCAACAGCAACAGGATTGCTTGATCATCAGAGATTGGGTGTTATTAACCCCTGCGGCTGTCAAACAGTTCTGGACATTCCTAGCAAATCATCTATCCCAGATCGATCGCGTTGAATGGAAGAGTGCCTCAGTTGATGCTTTGAGCTTATGTTTACCGGATCAAACTGCCAAAGTTAAATGGATAAAGCCCTGGATGCTCCGAATTGTTCATCTACAAAGAGCGCTAGAATTACGAAACTATCCAGACATCAACGCTGAACTTCATTTAGACATTCAAGATGCGATGTTGCCCAACAATCAAGGTAAGTTCATTCTGAGCGTGGAGAATGGTCGTGGTACTGTAACATCCGGTGGACGCGGAGAACTACAGCTTGAGATCCGATCGCTTTCACCCCTCTACACTGGACTATTCACCGCAGAACAATTAGCACTCGCATCACTCCTCACTGGAACACCCGAAGCCATTCAAACTGCGACTCAAATCTTTGCCAGCCCTACCCCGTGGATGCCAGATTTCTTTTAG